A portion of the Marinobacter alexandrii genome contains these proteins:
- the tpx gene encoding thiol peroxidase, with amino-acid sequence MAKITLGGTDTNTIGDLPAVGSQAPDFQLVRKDMKDITLANYHGQKVIMNIYPSIDTGVCAMSTTKFNQEASKLDNTRIICVSKDLPFALNRYCEAEGIDNLDNLTNFRDAGNFGKDYGVEITDGAFQGLNARAIVVVDEEGKVVYNELVPEVGQEPNYEKALAAAQ; translated from the coding sequence ATGGCTAAAATCACACTAGGCGGAACAGACACAAATACAATAGGGGACTTACCTGCAGTCGGAAGTCAGGCACCAGATTTTCAATTGGTAAGAAAAGATATGAAGGATATCACACTTGCCAATTATCATGGTCAAAAAGTAATCATGAATATCTATCCAAGTATTGATACAGGGGTTTGTGCTATGTCAACTACAAAATTCAACCAAGAAGCTTCGAAACTTGACAATACCAGAATAATCTGTGTCTCCAAGGACTTACCTTTTGCTTTGAATCGCTATTGTGAGGCAGAAGGAATTGACAACCTGGACAACCTAACGAATTTCAGAGATGCAGGAAATTTTGGCAAAGACTATGGAGTAGAAATCACCGATGGAGCCTTCCAAGGATTAAATGCAAGAGCAATCGTTGTTGTAGATGAAGAAGGAAAGGTGGTATATAATGAGCTGGTTCCAGAGGTTGGTCAAGAGCCTAATTATGAGAAGGCTTTAGCGGCCGCTCAATAG
- a CDS encoding ABC transporter permease, translating to MAASRPPKFADRLLGWFIKGDVLEEALGDLYEYHDEMEGRSSWKRKLFYWFHVFQFLRPQLVKSLMPKNQRFFWEMINFNSKIALRTLLNNKLVSITSMTCLILGSLCFQLIYTWFYNELSTDKFHTKIDRVYMGVARTNPMADLAPVSLQAFFNLDYDQFPEIENKLVLHVYRKDEIKFIAGQREFTGKGLITDSTFFDFFDFKISQGTKNLTDPSGIIITQSFANRVFGKTNPIGKSVKIRCDQEGTYKIVGVLDKIPSNSSIYFDFIVPKHSQQFWRRIPLDLILTSPHFDYTAFNKKVAFMGRESVDRFPESLLSVVPFTDLYFEKTAESILLNKYGSKDSVYTMIFIAIMIWVITLLGFNNLQSTLQLSSAKKHGIKQIIGATKGALINEIVLMRFYMLLIGVLVSFFLFQFIFPYYSAFMEFEIDHVLTDDFLSILGVSSLFLIISTIISVLQINGIKADQAVTNTTNLFRISKLQRGLVITQYAITIILMITTSVVFIQYNYMSNKDPGVKVDDIVSVDFFEIQSRNLSEDQLRSFDFVQNSLSQSTLVKNYSQGDMPIGSKVKVSSWSRVGEGFDYASENIMTVDTGYDQLLGLKLIEGRFFSDSLDQPRQQKVVINNAAKKYWQIDNIQNAKLSSNTSGRQEYEFDIIGVVEDFHYEHLSNKIKPLVLRYRPYPDESFLIELVEGREKEGLNFIEDLFKEVNPIGGFDYQLLSSEVEEQYLSEKRLRKVYFSFTLVALVLSSICLLAFSFYEANRRTKEVGIRKVNGATAKDVFGLLSFSFMKIILLAILIAAPFSWYFIQKWMDRFAYRAAIDWWVYLLVCLFAILTALVVTMWQTISVAKKNPIHSLRYE from the coding sequence ATGGCAGCTTCAAGACCTCCCAAATTTGCAGATCGGCTCCTAGGTTGGTTTATCAAAGGTGATGTGCTGGAAGAGGCACTTGGCGACCTGTATGAGTACCATGATGAGATGGAAGGACGGTCTTCATGGAAAAGAAAACTGTTCTACTGGTTTCATGTATTTCAGTTTCTCAGACCTCAACTAGTCAAGTCATTGATGCCTAAAAATCAACGCTTTTTCTGGGAAATGATAAACTTTAACTCCAAAATAGCACTTAGAACATTGCTAAATAATAAGTTGGTATCGATCACAAGTATGACCTGTCTCATATTAGGATCCCTTTGCTTTCAGCTTATTTATACTTGGTTTTACAATGAATTGAGTACCGATAAGTTCCACACCAAAATAGATCGGGTTTACATGGGTGTGGCACGTACAAACCCCATGGCAGATCTAGCCCCAGTCAGTCTTCAAGCATTCTTTAACCTGGATTATGATCAATTTCCGGAAATAGAAAATAAACTAGTGCTGCATGTCTACAGAAAAGATGAAATAAAATTTATTGCCGGCCAGCGAGAGTTTACAGGAAAAGGACTCATTACAGATAGCACATTCTTTGACTTCTTTGATTTCAAGATATCCCAAGGAACCAAGAATTTAACAGATCCTTCTGGTATTATCATTACTCAATCATTTGCCAATCGAGTTTTCGGAAAAACCAATCCAATTGGGAAATCGGTAAAAATTAGATGCGATCAGGAAGGTACTTACAAGATTGTTGGTGTTCTGGATAAAATCCCATCCAATAGCTCTATCTATTTTGACTTTATTGTTCCAAAACATTCTCAGCAATTTTGGAGAAGAATACCCCTAGATTTAATATTGACCTCTCCTCATTTTGATTACACTGCTTTCAATAAAAAAGTGGCATTTATGGGAAGAGAATCCGTTGATCGATTTCCAGAGAGTTTGTTGAGTGTGGTTCCTTTTACGGATCTATATTTTGAAAAAACGGCAGAATCTATCTTACTCAATAAGTATGGTAGTAAGGACAGTGTCTACACCATGATTTTTATAGCCATAATGATCTGGGTAATTACGCTATTAGGGTTCAATAACCTTCAATCTACCTTACAATTATCTTCAGCAAAAAAGCATGGCATTAAGCAAATCATCGGAGCAACAAAAGGAGCACTGATCAATGAAATAGTTTTAATGAGATTTTATATGCTGCTGATTGGAGTACTAGTCTCATTCTTTCTTTTTCAATTTATTTTCCCATACTACAGTGCCTTCATGGAGTTTGAAATCGATCATGTTTTGACCGATGATTTCTTATCCATTTTGGGCGTTTCCTCACTCTTTTTGATTATTTCAACAATTATTTCTGTTCTTCAAATCAATGGCATCAAAGCAGATCAAGCAGTTACTAATACAACTAATTTGTTTAGAATCTCTAAACTGCAACGCGGACTTGTGATTACGCAATATGCAATCACAATCATATTGATGATTACCACTTCGGTGGTTTTTATCCAGTATAACTACATGTCCAATAAAGATCCTGGAGTTAAAGTTGATGATATTGTTAGCGTAGATTTTTTTGAAATCCAAAGCAGAAACTTGAGTGAAGATCAGCTAAGAAGCTTTGATTTTGTGCAAAATTCTTTAAGCCAAAGTACACTAGTAAAAAATTACTCGCAGGGAGATATGCCCATTGGTTCTAAAGTCAAAGTATCCTCTTGGAGCAGAGTAGGAGAAGGATTTGATTATGCAAGTGAGAATATCATGACCGTTGATACGGGATATGATCAGCTTTTAGGACTAAAGCTGATTGAAGGTCGTTTTTTCTCTGACTCTCTAGATCAACCCCGCCAACAAAAGGTTGTCATCAATAATGCAGCAAAAAAATATTGGCAGATAGATAATATTCAAAATGCAAAACTCTCTAGTAATACAAGTGGAAGACAAGAATATGAATTTGATATAATTGGAGTAGTTGAAGACTTCCACTACGAACATCTATCAAATAAGATAAAACCGTTAGTTCTTCGATACAGACCATATCCTGATGAGAGCTTTCTCATTGAGTTGGTGGAAGGCAGAGAAAAAGAAGGTCTGAATTTTATTGAGGACCTATTTAAAGAAGTGAATCCAATAGGAGGTTTTGACTACCAACTATTATCGAGTGAGGTTGAAGAACAGTACCTATCTGAAAAGAGGTTGAGAAAAGTATACTTTTCGTTTACACTTGTTGCTCTAGTGCTATCCAGTATCTGTTTATTAGCATTTTCTTTCTACGAAGCTAATAGAAGAACAAAAGAGGTAGGCATCAGGAAAGTAAATGGTGCCACAGCGAAAGATGTATTTGGCCTGCTCAGTTTTTCATTCATGAAAATCATACTTCTGGCCATCTTGATTGCAGCTCCATTTAGCTGGTACTTTATCCAAAAATGGATGGATAGATTTGCTTATAGAGCAGCTATTGATTGGTGGGTTTACCTTTTGGTGTGCTTATTCGCAATTTTAACCGCACTAGTTGTCACCATGTGGCAGACAATCAGTGTAGCCAAAAAGAACCCAATCCATAGTCTTAGATACGAATAG
- a CDS encoding 5-formyltetrahydrofolate cyclo-ligase — MISKSYLRKVILQYRVLTDGLMYDQRNEQLCRAIFEFIESKNIKKLHTFLSIEKNKEPDISPLFKSFWKEGKQVIVSKTDFMFKQMRHYHLDEKTDLVVNKKGIPEPSDAEETSLEDLDIIFVPLLLSDRLGYRIGYGGGYYDRLLGETKALKVGLSLSPPVDRIIQTEKWDVPLDYLITPFKTYQYG, encoded by the coding sequence ATGATTAGCAAATCCTACCTTCGTAAAGTAATCCTGCAGTATCGAGTGCTTACCGATGGACTCATGTACGACCAGCGGAATGAGCAATTGTGTAGAGCTATTTTTGAATTTATAGAGTCTAAAAACATCAAGAAACTGCATACTTTTTTATCAATCGAAAAGAACAAAGAACCTGACATTTCACCACTTTTTAAAAGCTTTTGGAAGGAGGGAAAACAAGTAATTGTCTCAAAAACAGATTTTATGTTTAAGCAGATGCGACACTATCATCTAGATGAGAAAACAGATTTGGTAGTAAACAAAAAGGGCATACCTGAACCCTCAGATGCCGAGGAAACATCGCTTGAAGATTTAGACATAATTTTTGTTCCGCTTCTACTTTCGGATAGACTAGGTTACCGTATCGGATATGGTGGTGGATATTATGATCGATTGCTCGGAGAAACAAAAGCATTAAAAGTGGGGTTATCCTTATCACCTCCTGTTGACAGAATTATTCAAACAGAAAAATGGGATGTACCTTTGGATTACTTAATAACACCTTTTAAAACTTACCAATATGGCTAA
- a CDS encoding nuclear transport factor 2 family protein yields MKSRITLLVLFIVGTALQSYAQSNQKYFRQISYNHVSPHVEIRGIYEIEKEESVDESHYIFSYDDERRLVEIVNNHYATERRHPLTTLGAYKTVVEYSSNKQTWTYFDKNGNAIENDRQVFKEEFLIDKRGFRYELNFYDAADQPMESMWKISKYTWKKHKNLVIEKRFNVNGDEVNVSPYFPFGTSGIEYTKKGYPKAHHNLDDELNIVNNVHGLASYKDEYDEFGNHKKWSYYDASDKLIKNQWGYAYAIKEYDNKGNLLNWNTYDENDELMQERKMVTNVKVQIPKPATKDDSLEIETVSKGYLESLQNLDSVQMKRVMHQQLAKRTIAYDRRMQTENIRETSYDQMVEFSKSWNKSGNRFPFNPSNKAIILDVYDRIATVKLVSDNWIEYLHLTKIEGEWKITNLLWQHKNINAYSNFGK; encoded by the coding sequence ATGAAATCAAGAATTACACTTTTAGTGCTGTTTATAGTTGGCACTGCTTTGCAGAGTTATGCTCAATCGAATCAAAAGTATTTCCGACAAATATCATACAATCATGTGTCCCCGCATGTAGAGATAAGAGGGATTTATGAAATAGAAAAAGAAGAATCGGTAGATGAATCCCACTATATTTTTTCCTATGATGACGAAAGAAGGCTAGTAGAGATCGTAAATAATCACTATGCTACGGAGAGGCGTCATCCTCTCACCACTTTAGGAGCTTATAAAACAGTTGTTGAATACAGCTCTAACAAGCAGACCTGGACCTATTTTGACAAAAATGGAAACGCCATAGAAAATGATCGCCAAGTTTTTAAAGAGGAATTTCTTATAGATAAAAGAGGCTTCAGATATGAGTTGAATTTTTATGATGCTGCTGATCAACCTATGGAAAGCATGTGGAAGATTTCGAAGTACACATGGAAGAAACATAAAAATCTGGTGATTGAAAAACGATTCAATGTCAATGGTGATGAAGTGAATGTCTCCCCATATTTCCCTTTTGGAACCTCAGGAATAGAGTATACAAAAAAGGGCTATCCAAAAGCTCATCACAATCTGGATGATGAGCTTAACATTGTGAATAATGTGCATGGCCTGGCAAGCTATAAAGATGAGTATGATGAATTTGGCAATCATAAGAAATGGTCATACTATGATGCCTCGGATAAATTGATTAAAAATCAATGGGGGTATGCTTACGCAATAAAAGAGTACGACAATAAAGGGAATCTCTTAAACTGGAATACCTATGATGAAAATGATGAATTGATGCAAGAGAGAAAGATGGTTACCAATGTGAAAGTCCAGATTCCAAAACCGGCAACTAAGGACGATTCGCTTGAAATTGAAACGGTATCTAAAGGCTATTTAGAATCACTTCAAAACCTTGATTCCGTTCAGATGAAAAGGGTAATGCATCAGCAATTAGCCAAGAGGACGATAGCGTACGATCGAAGAATGCAAACGGAGAACATAAGGGAAACATCTTACGATCAGATGGTGGAGTTCTCTAAATCATGGAATAAAAGTGGAAATAGATTTCCATTCAACCCTTCCAATAAAGCGATTATTCTTGATGTTTACGATCGAATTGCTACAGTAAAGCTAGTATCCGATAATTGGATTGAATACTTGCACCTCACTAAAATTGAAGGCGAATGGAAGATCACTAATCTATTATGGCAACATAAAAATATAAATGCATATTCCAATTTTGGAAAATAA
- a CDS encoding helix-turn-helix transcriptional regulator, with the protein MKKSQHSVTNNIRKLRFEHDEMTQQQLADSVKVTRQTIVAIEKEKYSPSLELAFKIAHLFNTPLEEVFSFTPAKD; encoded by the coding sequence ATGAAAAAGAGTCAGCATAGCGTCACCAATAACATCCGTAAGCTCAGGTTTGAGCACGATGAAATGACTCAGCAACAGCTCGCTGATTCAGTCAAAGTAACAAGACAAACCATAGTGGCTATTGAAAAAGAAAAGTATTCTCCATCACTTGAATTAGCCTTTAAGATCGCTCACCTATTTAATACTCCGCTAGAAGAAGTCTTCTCATTTACACCAGCTAAAGATTAA